The stretch of DNA GCCGGTTCGCCCCCGAACACGACGGAGCGGGAGAGTGCGACCGCCGGAGCCGCCGGCTCCGCACTCTCCCGCTCCATCACACGCGCGGCTTCAGCGAGCCGCCCCGCCTACTTCTCGGTCGGCTCCTGGCTGCCGGAGCCGTCGGTGCCGGACTCCGAGGACTCGGCGGTCTCGGCGGTCTCGGGGGTCGCGGCGGACTCCACGGTCTCGGGGGTCGCGGCGGACTCCGAGGTCTCGGCGGACTCCACGGTCTCGGGGGTCGCGGCGGACTCGGCGGTCTCCGCGGGCTCCGAGGTCTCGGCCGACCCGGACGGCTCAGCCGTCTCGCCGACCTCCGCGGCCACCGCCGCCGACGTCGCCGCCGACTCCGCGAGGACCTCGTCGGCCACGAGCTCCGCGGCCTCCTTGGCGGCCGTGAGCAGCACGGTGTCCTGCGGGGCCTGGTCCTCGAAGTTCTCCGGGTGGTGGCAGGCCACCTGCTGACCGGGCTTCAGCTCCTTGAGCGGCGGCTCGGTCGTACGGCAGATCTCCGTCGCCTTCCAGCACCGGGTGTGGAAGCGGCAGCCGCTCGGCGGGGCGATCGGCGAGGGCACGTCGCCCTTGAGCAGGATGCGCTCGCTCTTGGCGCTCTTGCGGCTGGGGTCCGGGATCGGGACGGCCGACATGAGCGCCTTGGTGTACGGGTGCATCGGCGCCTTGTAGAGCGACTCGCGGTCGGCCAGCTCCACGATCTTGCCGAGGTACATCACCGCGATCCGGTCCGAGACGTGCCGGACGACCGACAGGTCGTGCGCGATGATCACGTACGTCAGGCCGAGCTCCTGCTGGAGGTCGTCCAGCAGGTTGACGACCTGCGCCTGGATCGACACGTCGAGCGCGGAGACCGGCTCGTCGGCCACGACGAGCTTCGGGTTGAGCGCGAGCGCCCGGGCGATGCCGATGCGCTGGCGCTGACCGCCGGAGAACTCGTGCGGATAGCGGTTGTAGTGCTCGGGGTTGAGACCGACCACCGACAGCAGCCGCTGCACTTCCTTCTTGATCCCGCCCTCGGGCTCGACGCCCTGGAGCCGGAAGGGAGCGCCGACGATCGTGCCGATGGTGTGGCGCGGGTTCAGCGACGAGTACGGGTCCTGGAAGATCATCTGCACATCACGGCGCAGCGGGCGCATGCCGCTCACCCCGAGGTGCGTGATGTCCTTGCCCTCGAACTCGATGCTGCCCGCGGTCGGTTCGAGCAGCCGGGTGATCAGCCGGCCCATCGTCGACTTGCCGCAGCCGGACTCGCCCACGACACCGAGGGTCTCGCCGGAGCGGACCTCGAAGTCGATACCGTCGACCGCGCGCACCGCTCCGACCTGGCGCTGGAGCAGGCCCTTCCGGATGGGGAAGTGCTTCTGCAGGCCGGTCACCTTGAGCAGGACCTCGCCCGGGGCGGCGTCCTTGGTGAGGGTGGCCGTGCCGGAGGCCCCGTCCTCGGCGCCGTCGCTCTGTGCAGGGATGCTCACTGCCTTGTCCTCTGCGTTCTCACTCACAGCTTCGGCGCAATCTCTTCGGTCCAGATCCGCTCCCGCTGCTCCTGCGTCATGTGGCAGGCGGCCCAGTGCTGGCTGCCGACCTCGGTCAGCTCGGGGCGGACCGTGCGGGTGACGTTGTCCTTCGGGACGTCGGCGTACGGGCAGCGCGGGTTGAACGCGCAGCCGGACGGAACGTTGATCAGGGAGGGCGGGGACCCCTTGACGGGGATGAGCCGCTCCTGCTGATCGCGGTCCAGACGCGGCATCGAGCCGAGCAGGCCCCAGGTGTAGGGGTGCCGGGGCTCGTAGAACACCTTCTCGGCCGGTCCGCGCTCGACGCAGCGGCCGCCGTACATCACCAGGAGGTCGTCGGCCAGTTCGGCGACGACGCCCAGGTCGTGGGTGATGATGATGACCGCGGAGCCGAACTCCTTCTGCAGATCGCGGATCAGGTCGAGGATCTGCGCCTGCACGGTGACGTCCAGGGCGGTGGTCGGCTCGTCCGCGATGAGCAGTTCGGGGTTGTTCACCAGCGACATCGCGATCATCGCGCGCTGACGCATACCGCCGGAGAACTCGTGCGGGTAGTTGTCCACACGCTTGTCCGGCTGCGGGATGCCCACCCGGTCGAGCATTTCGACGGCCCGCTTGCGGGCGGTCTTCTTGTCGACGTTGTTGTGGATCCGGTACGCCTCCACGATCTGCTGACCGATCGTGTAGTACGGGTGCAGCGCGGACAGCGGGTCCTGGAAGATCATCGCCATCTCGCGGCCGCGCATCTTCCGCACGTGGTCGGGATCGGCGGACAGCAGCTCGGTGCCGTTCAGCCAGATCTCGCCGGAGATGCGTGCCTTGCGCTTGCCGTACTGGCCGGCGGTGTGCAGGCCCATGATGCCCAGCGAGGTCACCGACTTGCCGGAGCCCGACTCGCCCACGATGCCGAGGGTCTTGCCCTTCTCCAGCTTGAAGCTGAGCCCGTCGACGGACTTCACCAGGCCGTCGTCGGTCGGGAAGTGCACCTTCAGGTCGCGTACTTCGAGGAAGGAGGTCGAAGCGGGCGAGGCGGCGGTGGGTTCGCCCACGGCGGCGTCGCTCTTGCTGAGTTCGGTCATGCGAGCCTCACTCGGGGGTCGATCACGGCGTACAGGACGTCCACCACGAGGTTGGCGATGAGCACCGCGAGAGAGGTGATCAGAACGACACCCAGGATGATGGGCAGGTCCTGGGTCTTGATGGCGTTGAGCACCGCCTGGCCGAGGCCGGGCAGGCTGAACGTCGTCTCGGTCAGGATCGCGCCGCCGATGAGGGCGCCGAGGTCCATGCCGAGCATGGTCAGGATGGGCGTCATGGTCGAGCGCATCGCGTGCTTGCCGATGACGGTCTTCTCCTGCAGGCCCTTGGCACGGGCCGTGCGGATGTAGTCCTCACCCAGGATCTCCAGCATGGTGGCGCGGGTGATACGGGCGTACATCGCCGCGTAGAGGAACGCCAGCGTGATCCAGGGCAGGATCATGCCGCCGAGCCAGCCGGTGAAACTGTGGCCGAGGGGTACGAACTCCCCGTCGATCCAGTTCAGGCCGAACGCGAAGATCGCCAGGCTGAGCATGCCGGTGAAGTAGATGGGGAGCGAGACACCACCGAGGGCGACCAGCATCGCGCCCCGGTCCCACAGGCTGCCCCGCTTGAGCGCGGAGAGCACACCCGCGGCGACACCGAAGAGAAGCCACAGCACGGCGGCACCGAGCGCCAGTCCCAGGGTCACCGGGAAGCGGTCGGTCAGCACCGGCCAGACGGCCTGCTCGCTGCGGAAGGAGTAGCCGAAGCACGGCGCGGCGCAGTGGGTGACGTCGCCACCGGCCGCGTAGGTGCGGCCGACGAAGATGCCCTTGAAGAACTCCCAGACCTGGGCGTAGACCGGTTCGGCCAGACCCAGCTTCTGCCGCACCGCCTCGATGGCGGCAGGGTCGGCCTGCTTGCCTATGAAGTTGGTGGCCACGTCGACGCCCGCCCACTTGGGGACGAGGAAGAAGATGCTGAAGACCACCAGGATGATGACCACCAGCATCACGGCGGCGGCGAACAACCGCCTGATGAGGTAAGCGAGCACAGCTTACGGCCCGCCGCGGGACCGCGGACCTCCGGATGTTTTCCGGGGTCCGCGGTCCCGCCGCGCCGGCCTTCACCTGCCTTTCGTGCCGTACGGCGGGTGTGCCGGGTTTACTTCGAGGACTTCAGGCCGAGGTTGACGAAGTCGTACTGGCCGCTGTAGCCGGCCGACGTGTAGACGTTCGCCAGCCGGTCCGAGCGCCAGTTGATGAACCGCTCGAAGACGAAGGGCAGGTAGTAGCCGCCCTCCATGACCTTGTGGTTGATCTGCGTGGCGATCTCGGCCTTCTTGGCGTCGTCGAGCGAGTTGACGTAGTCGTCGAACAGGCCGTCGATCGCCTTGTCCTTGATCAGGGCGTAGTTGTTGTTACCGCTCTGCAGGATGTACTTGCTGTTCCACAGCGGCAGACCGTAGCCCTGGACGGACGGGAAGTCCGGGCCCCAGCCCATGATGATGATGCCGTAGCCCTTCTTCTTCACGTTCGAGGGGCTGCCGATGATGCCGGCGGTCTGCGAGCCGTCGTACTGGTCGATCTGGACGTCGACGCCGATCTTCTTCAGCGACGCCTGGAGCGACTCGGCCGTGGCCACCTCGACCGGCTTGTTGTTGCGGACGGCGATGGTGGTCTTGAAGCCGTTCGGCTTGCCGCAGGCCTTCAGCTCTTCCTTGGCCTTCTCGACGTTGCCGTTCTTGTTGGCGCCGGCCAGCTCGAACGGGTCGTACTTCTGGCCCTCGGCGCCCGGCACCGACGGGGGCAGCATGTTGGTGCCGATGTCACCACCGGCGACCGGGCCACCACGCGCGGTCTGGAGCGACACGTGGTCCGCGCCGTAGATCACGGCGTTGCGGCAGTGGATGTTGTCGAACGGCTTCACGCTCTGCGGGAAGACCGCGTAACGGACGTAGCCGGAGACCGGGTTGTCCAGGTTGCCCTTGTACTTCTTCAGGGCGGTCTGGCGGCCCTGCGGCGACATACCGGTCTGGTTCAGGTCCAGGTCGTAGTCACCGGCGATCAGGCGCTGGTCGAGATCGTTGGCGTTCGAGAAGAACTTGATGGTGATCTCGTCCGGGTACGCCTTGCGGATGGGGTCCGAGGCCTGCTTCCACTCGGTGTTGCGGACCAGCTTCAGGTCCTTGCCCGGGCTGTACGACTCGAACTTGTAGGGGCCCGAGGAGAACGGGTGCAGACCGTACTTGGACTTGGTGTCCATGTCCTGGCGGACCGGGGACGCCGAGATCAGGGACAGCATCTGCTCGAAGTCCGAGTTGGCCTTCGGCAGGCGGAAGACGATGGTCTTGTCGTCCGGCGTCTCGATCGCCTTCAGACCCAGGTGTTCCTTGTCCTTGTCCTTGTAGGGGCCCTGGTACTTGCCGTCCGGGTCCAGGACCTCCTTCAGGTAGGTCGGACCGCCGGACAGCACGTCCTGCGCCCACACGCGCTCGATGCCGTACTTGACGTCCTTGGAGGTGATCGGCTTGCCGTCCTCCCACGTCACACCGTCACGCAGCGTGTACGTGTAGGTCTTGCCGCCGTCGCTGACCTTGGCGAGACCCGTCGCGAGGTCCGGGGTCAGCTCGGCGCCGGCCGCGCCGGGCTCCGTCTTGTTCGTGACCAGCTGGCGGCTGTAGTAGCGGGCGAAGTTCCACATCATGCCGTAGTAGCCGCGCGTGGTGTCCCACGAGTCGGCGTCCTGGGCCGCGCCGAACTTCAGCGTGCCGCCCTTCTTGGCCAGGGAGGCCTGGGCAACCTTGTTGTTGGCCGCGTCGAAGCCGGCCGCGCCGCTCTTCGAACCGCCGCCACCACCGCCGTTGCTGTCGTTGCCGCCGCCGCACGCCGCCGTGGTCAGCAGCGCGGCGACCACGGCCGCAGCGGCCATGGCCTGCTTGCGCCGCCCTGAGGTGCGTTGGGTAGTCACGTTCTCGGATCCTCCGGATAGATGAGAGACCCCGTGTGGGTGCACGGGTCGCTGGGGGTAGGGCAGTTCAGCGAGAGCCCTTGGGGTCGAGCGCGTCGCGCACGCCGTCGCCGAAAAGATTGAAGGCAAGGACGGTGACGAAGATCGCCACACCGGGGACCACCATGTACATGGGGTCCGCTTCGTAGTAGTCGATCGCGTTCGAGAGCATCTGACCCCACGAGGCGGTCGGCGGCTTGACGCCCACGCCGAGGAAGCTGAGCGCGGCCTCGGTGAGGATGTTGGTCGGGATCATCATGGTCGTGTACACGATGATCGGCGCCACGAGGTTGGGCAGCAGCTCCTTGAACAGGATGTAGAAGCGGCCGGCGCCGAGCGAGCGTGCCGCCTCGACGTACTCGCGTTCGCGCAGCGACAGCGTCTGGCCGCGCACCACGCGGCCGATGTAGGGCCAGCCGAAGAAACCGATGACCAGGATCATCACGAAGACGCGCACACCCGTGCCGGTCAGGCCGAGCATCTCGTTCGGCATGACGGAGACCAGCGCGATGATGAACAGCAGCTGCGGGAAGGCGAGCAGGCCGTCCATGACCCGGCTGATGGCCGCGTCCACCCAGCCGCCGAAGAAACCGGCGAGGATGCCGAGGATGGTGCCCAGGATGACGGCGACGACGGCGGACAGGAAGCCCACGAGCAGCGAGATCTGGGCGCCGTAGACGATGCGGGCGAAGATGTCGCGGCCGCTGACCGGCTCGACGCCGAGGAGGTGGTCGCCGCTCATGCCGCCGAGGGAACCCTTGGGGGTGCCGAAGAGCGGGTCGATCAGGTCCTCGTGGTGCAGCTCGGGGTCCTGACCGGCCAGGTGCGCGATCACGGGCGCGAGCAGCGCGACCAGGATGAGGAGGAGCACGACGATGCCGCCCGTCAGGGCGAGCTTGTCCCGCTTGAGGCGCTCCCAGGCGATCCGGCCCAGGGAACGCCCCTGTACGGCCTTGGCAGCGACGTTGGCGGCCGTCGCCTCGTCGGCAGCGCTCGGGGCCGCTTCCGCGGTCGGCTCGTGCAGTGGTGCCGTCATCTGGCAGGGACCCCTCTCAACCGGCGGTGGCCGGCCCGCGCTTGCCGCTGTGGCGGCTGTTCAGTCCGTCGTACACAGGGGCGAACGCCCCCTTGGAGCGGGAGTCTTCAACGCCATGGTGATCTGTTGCCAGTCTTGGCGGTGAATGGATGCGCAAACGTGATGCGGGTTAAGGGGTTCCGTTATCCGGACAGTGGGTAACGGGGGTCGGACATGGACCAGTTGGGGCGGCCCACAGCAAAAGCGGACCATCCGCATCCATCTACGCGCGCAGAGGGTCACCGGTGCGAGAGCCCTGCGGGCGGACGGACCGGACGGATCAGTAGCCGCCGCGCACCGGCGGATAGCCGTAGCCGGCCGCCGGAGCCTGGGCGGGTGCCGCGTGGGTCTCCCGGTCGTAGAACGGGCGGGAGTTGGCGCGCAGCCACATCGCGACCGGGTCGTACTCGTCGGACATCGCGACCGTCGACACCGGCAGCCCGTCGGGGACGGCGCCGATGGACTGCTGCATCATCACGCGCACCGAGTCGACGGCCGGCGGCGAGGTGTCGTACACGTCGAGGCCGATGGCGAGATACGGCGCCCCGAGCGCGGGCCGCACCCAGGTGCGGCGCAGCGAGCGCAGGGCCGGGGTACGGTGTGCGTTCTGGGTGAGCAGGGCGTAGAACTGCGAGGCCTCCACGGCGGGTTCGGACAGCCGGAGCGGGCCCGCGGGCTGCCGGTCCAGACCGGTGGCGATACGGCGCAGGTCCAGCCACGGGATGCCGATGCCGCCGCCCGGGGCGTGCGGGTTCAGCCAGAGGCCGTAGTGGTCGGGGTAGAGGGTGCGGGCCACGTCGAGGCCGTCCACGACCTCGTACGAACGGTTCCAGCCGCTCGCCGACAGCTCCTGGGCGGAGGTCACGCAGGGCGCGTAGCCGTGGCCGTCGACCTCCATGTGGCCGTACTGGGCGTCGGGGGAACCCGCCTGGCCGTGCCAGAGCAGCATCCAGACCTGGCCGGAGGAGGGGGTCGCCAGCGCGCGCAGCAGCGCCTCGTAGGCGTCGTAACGCCCGGGCGTCACCTGGCGCAGCGTCTGCTCGACCTGTCCGGCCGTGGTGCCGCTGGCGCTCACTTGTACCGCCCCTCCATACAACCGACGTTTCGACCGAGCCGTGGGTCCGGGCCTGTCGTCACCTTCCCGTCGTCCGCCCGGCGGGCAGGCGGGAAAGTGACGGCACGCCTAGCTTAAGCCGCCGTCCGGCGGCCGGGGACTCGCCGTGCGCCGCCGACTGCGGATCGTGTGCGCTTCTCCGGCGTCCCTGGTCGGGCTCAGTGGGCGTGCTGGTAGAACGGGCGGACGTTCTCCCTCATCCAGTCCGCCACGGGATCCTGGGCCACGTCCAGGAGGACCAGGTTGACCGGCCACCTGGCCGGGGTCCTGGTCAGGGCGCGGCCCAGGGCTTCCAGGGGGCCGGCCTGCGGGTCGCCCTCCCACTGGGACAGTTCGACGCCTATGAACATGACCGGTTCGTCCGTCTCGACGGCGGCCAGGCAGCGGCGGGCGGTGCCGATCACACCGGTCTCGGCGAACTCGGCACTGGCGGCGGCGAGGAAGTCCACCGGGTCGTCCTGCCAGTCCGGTTCGAAGAGGCGGACGCGGCCGCCGCTCGACGGGCCGTCCAGGTGGGTGCGCCCCACCCGGCACAATTCGGCCACGGCGGCCGGCGGCAGCGGGACGCCGACCACGCCGTCCGGGTTGAGCGCGATGCCGGCCTGCGGGGGCAGTCCGCGCGCGAAGTCGACGGCGGGCGCGACGGTGTACGCCATGTGCGGGCCCACGACCTGGCGGAACTGCTCCTCGGAGCTGAAGACCGGCACGTATGCCTGGCCGTCGATCTCCAGCGTGGGCAGGTCGAGCGGGCCGCTGCGCGGACCGCCGCCGCTGGGGAGGGGCACCCAGACGAGGCTGCGGCCGAGGACCTCGACGATCCGGCCACCGGCGGTCGGGACGCCGAGGGAGGCGGACAGCACCTCCTCCAGCTCGTTGCCGGGCCATCCGCCGTGCGGATGGGATTGCGCCTGTGCCGGAAGGTCCGCGGAGAAGTCCGCCGGGAAGTCCATCTGCTACCGCCTGCTGTGAACACTGCTGTGGCCGAAAGGCTATCGGGTACACGCCCGAACCTCACGGAAAATCCCATGACCGGACCCCCCGACGCTCCACGCGAGCACCCCCGGCGGCCGACCGCATCACCGACTCGCGGGCCAACCGGCCACCCACCGCGAGACGCGCCTCGGCACGTCGGCCCGGACGGCCTGCGGCACCGGACGGGACTCCGCGCGCAGGGCTGCCCACGGCCCTCGGACCGCGAACTCGATCCACCGCGACAGCACCGGCCGCCTCCCGGTCCAGCGGAGCCGCAGCCCCCGGCAGGGCAGCGGTGACGCCAGAGGGCCTACCGGTGGGACACCGCGCCCTGATCCGGTCAGCGGTCCGCGTGCTGCGCCCGCCGGGCCCGGCGGGCGGGTGTCGGCGCGGTGGGCGGGTCACGCGAGGTCGGCAGGAGCACGCCCGGCGGACGGCCTCCGACGCCGGACGGGACTCCGCGCGCAGGGCTGCCCACGGCCCTCGGACCGCGAACTCGGCCCGCCGCGACAGCACCGGCCGCCTCCCGGTCCAGCGGAGCCGCAGCCCCCGGCAGGACAGCGGTGGCGCCAGAGGCGCCTGCCGCGCGACGCCGCGCCCTGTCCGGGCGGCGCGCGGCGCGTCTCGGTCCGGCCGGTGGTCGGCGAGTCACGCGCCGCGCCGCCGGCCGCTGGGCCCGGGGTGAGGCCGGGCATTCGCGCGAGGCGGCGGGGGCGTGTCCCATGGGCGGCCTCCGGCGCCGGGCCGGGCTCCGCGTGCGAGCCGCCGTGACGGGCCGCGTGTGGTTCTCAGGGGGCGAAATCGATCCGGTGCAGGCGGGTCGCCGCCTCGCGGTCGAGGAGGACCGCCGAGCCGCAGCCCCTGGGCAGGGCGCTCCGCTCCACCGCACGGAGCAGGGCGGCGGTGGCGCGGCGGTGACGGTGGAAGGCGTAGCGGGAGACACCGCGGCCCCGTGCGCGCTGGCCGGTCAGGGCGATGCCCGGGGCGACGTCCAGCAGGACGAGGTGCAGGGTGCCGCCGCGGCGGCGGGCGCTGCGGGCCAGCCAGGCGCGGACCCAGGGCTGCGTGCCGCAGTCGTGGACCACGAGCGCCGACCCGGAGCGCAGCGCGCGGCGCAGCCCCGCGAAGTGGGCGAGGCGGACCAGGGGGCGGTACAGGGCGTAGGGGAGGTGCGCCGCCAGGCGCGCGTCCCAGCGGTCGCGGGTGTCCTGGGAGTCGACGCGGACGCCGTGCACCGCGCGCCGCATCAGGGTGGACTTGCCGCTGCCGGGCAGGCCGGTCACCACGACCAGGTCGCGCGGGCCGAAACGCAGCACGCGCGGGCCGCCGCCGGACCGGTCCCGCAGGTCGCGTACCAAGAGGGCGGGGGCCTGGGCCGTCGCGTACAACGGGGTCCTGTGCGCCGTCATCATTCCTCCCCACGGATCGTAAAGAGAAGGTAATGTGCGGGCCCGGCGTTTCCGTGCACGTCCTGCCACACGACGGTCACAGATGCCGCCCTGCCGCGAAACGGGCCGGGCGTGCAATGATGTGCGCGCAACTGCATATCGGCCGCTTGAATCCGCGCGGGAGAGTCCCCAGCCGTCTCGCTGGGGCGCCGAAGGAGCAAGTACCTCCCTTGAATCTCTCAGGCACCGTTACCGCGCGGGCGAGGCACATCTGAAAAGCGGGCCGCTGGCGCAGTGGCTCCACCCAAGGTGCAAGCCGTGCACCGTCCGTCCGACGGCGGTCATGGCGAACCTCTCAGGTTCCGATGACAGATGGGGAGGACATGGATCCGTCCTCGCCTGTCATGCCTGGGAGACCGCCCGATGAGCAGTACCGAACCCGACCGCCCCCGCCGCACCGCGCTCGACGCGCTGCACCGCTCGCTCGGCGCGACGATGACCGACTTCGCCGGCTGGGACATGCCGCTGCGTTACGGCTCCGAGCGCGACGAGCACATCGCCGTGCGGACGAAGGCCGGCCTCTTCGACCTGTCCCACATGGGCGAGATCACCGTCACCGGCCCGCAGGCCGTCGCGCTGCTGAACCACGCCCTGGTCGGCAACATCGCCACGGTCGGCCTCGGCCGCGCCCGCTACACCATGATCTGCCAGGCCGACGGCGGCATCCTGGACGACCTGATCGTCTACCGGCTGGGCGAGACCGAGTACCTGGTCGTGGCCAACGCCTCCAACGCCCAGGTCGTGCTCGACGCGCTGACCGAGCGGGCGGCGGGCTTCGACGCCGAGGTGCGCGACGACCGTGACAGCTACGCGCTGCTCGCCGTGCAGGGCCCCGAGTCCGCCGGCATCCTGAAGTCCCTCACCGACGCCGACCTGGAGGGCCTGAAGTACTACGCCGGGCTCCCCGGCACGGTCGCCGGCGTCCCCGCGCTGATCGCGCGTACCGGCTACACCGGTGAGGACGGCTTCGAGCTGTTCGTGGCCCCGGGCGACGCGGAGAAGCTGTGGCAGGCGCTGACCGAGGCCGGCGCGGACGCCGGGCTGGTCCCGTGCGGCCTGTCCTGCCGGGACACGCTGCGCCTGGAGGCGGGCATGCCGCTGTACGGGCACGAGCTGTCGACCTCGCTGACCCCGTTCGACGCGGGCCTCGGCCGGGTGGTCAAGTTCGAGAAGGAGGGCGACTTCGTGGGCCGCGAGGCGCTGCTGGCCGCCGCCGAGCGCGCAGCCGCCGAGCCGCCCCGGGTGCTCGTCGGCCTGGTCGCCGAGGGCCGCCGGGTCCCGCGCGCCGGGTACGCGGTCGTCGCGGGCGGTGAGGTGATCGGCGAGGTCACCTCCGGCGCCCCCTCCCCCACCCTGAGCAAGCCGATCGCCATGGCGTACGTCGACGCCGCGCACGCCGCTCCGGGCACGGCCGGTGTCGGTGTGGACATCCGGGGCAACCACGAGCCGTACGAGGTCGTGGCGCTGCCCTTCTACAAGCGGCAGAAGTGACACGGCCGTAGTCGCCACGGAGTCGACGTGAGACACGTCACCCCTGGTCACGCACGCCTTTCGCACTCCCCATACATCACCATTGACCCGCGTACAGGAGAATTCTGGCCATGAACAACCCTCAGCATCTGCGCTACAGCAAGGAGCACGAGTGGCTGTCGCCCGTCGAGGACGGCGTGGCGACGGTCGGCATCACGGAGTTCGCGGCCAACGCGCTCGGCGATGTCGTCTACGCCCAGCTCCCGGAGGTCGGCGACACGGTGGCCGCGGGCGAGACCTGCGGTGAGCTGGAGTCGACCAAGTCGGTGTCCGACCTGTACTCCCCCGTCAGCGGTGAGGTCACCGAGTTCAACGAGGACGTGGTGAACGACCCGTCGCTGGTGAACTCCGCGCCCTTCGAGGGCGGCTGGCTGTTCAAGGTGCGCCTGGCCGAGGAGCCCGCCGGCCTGCTCTCCGCCGACGAGTACGCCGCCGAGACGGCCGGCTGAGAATCGGACGCACGCACATGACTGTTCTCAACACACCCCTGCACGAGCTCGACCCGGACGTTGCCGCCGCGGTCGACGCCGAGCTGCACCGCCAGCAGTCCACGCTGGAGATGATCGCCTCCGAGAACTTCGCCCCGGTGGCGGTCATGGAGGCGCAGGGCTCGGTCCTCACCAACAAGTACGCCGAGGGCTACCCCGGCCGCCGCTACTACGGCGGCTGCGAGCACGTCGACGTGGTCGAGCAGATCGCCATCGACCGCATCAAGGAGCTGTTCGGCGCCGAGCACGCCAACGTGCAGCCGCACTCCGGCGCGCAGGCGAACGCGGCCGCGATGTTCGCGCTGCTCAAGCCCGGTGACACGATCATGGGTCTGAACCTCGCCCACGGCGGGCACCTGACCCACGGCATGAAGATCAACTTCTCCGGCAAGCTCTACGACGTCGTCGCCTACCACGTGGGCGAGGACGGCCTGGTCGACATGGCCGAGGTGGAGCGGCTGGCGAAGGAGTCCAAGCCGAAGCTGATCGTGGCCGGCTGGTCCGCGTACCCGCGGCAGCTGGACTTCGCC from Streptomyces sp. 6-11-2 encodes:
- the gcvH gene encoding glycine cleavage system protein GcvH is translated as MNNPQHLRYSKEHEWLSPVEDGVATVGITEFAANALGDVVYAQLPEVGDTVAAGETCGELESTKSVSDLYSPVSGEVTEFNEDVVNDPSLVNSAPFEGGWLFKVRLAEEPAGLLSADEYAAETAG
- the gcvT gene encoding glycine cleavage system aminomethyltransferase GcvT, whose product is MSSTEPDRPRRTALDALHRSLGATMTDFAGWDMPLRYGSERDEHIAVRTKAGLFDLSHMGEITVTGPQAVALLNHALVGNIATVGLGRARYTMICQADGGILDDLIVYRLGETEYLVVANASNAQVVLDALTERAAGFDAEVRDDRDSYALLAVQGPESAGILKSLTDADLEGLKYYAGLPGTVAGVPALIARTGYTGEDGFELFVAPGDAEKLWQALTEAGADAGLVPCGLSCRDTLRLEAGMPLYGHELSTSLTPFDAGLGRVVKFEKEGDFVGREALLAAAERAAAEPPRVLVGLVAEGRRVPRAGYAVVAGGEVIGEVTSGAPSPTLSKPIAMAYVDAAHAAPGTAGVGVDIRGNHEPYEVVALPFYKRQK